The Mus musculus strain C57BL/6J chromosome 2, GRCm38.p6 C57BL/6J genome has a window encoding:
- the Ciz1 gene encoding cip1-interacting zinc finger protein isoform X12 encodes MFNPQLQQQQQLQQQQQQLQQQLQQQQLQQQQQQILQLQQLLQQSPPQASLSIPVSRGLPQQSSPQQLLSLQGLHSTSLLNGPMLQRALLLQQLQGLDQFAMPPATYDGASLTMPTATLGNLRAFNVTAPSLAAPSLTPPQMVTPNLQQFFPQATRQSLLGPPPVGVPINPSQLNHSGRNTQKQARTPSSTTPNRKTVPLEDREDPTEGSEEATELQMDTCEDQDSLVGPDSMLSEPQVPEPEPFETLEPPAKRCRSSEESTEKGPTGQPQARVQPQTQMTAPKQTQTPDRLPEPPEVQMLPRIQPQALQIQTQPKLLRQAQTQTSPEHLAPQQDQVEPQVPTQAQSQEQTSEKTQDQPQTWPQGSVPPPEQASGPACATEPQLSSHAAEAGSDPDKALPEPVSAQSSEDRSREASAGGLDLGECEKRAGEMLGMWGAGSSLKVTILQSSNSRAFNTTPLTSGPRPGDSTSATPAIASTPSKQSLQFFCYICKASSSSQQEFQDHMSEAQHQQRLGEIQHSSQTCLLSLLPMPRDILEKEAEDPPPKRWCNTCQVYYVGDLIQHRRTQEHKVAKQSLRPFCTICNRYFKTPRKFVEHVKSQGHKDKAQELKTLEKETGSPDEDHFITVDAVGCFESGQEEDEDDDEEEEEEGEIEAEEEFCKQVKPRETSSEQGKGSETYNPNTAYGEDFLVPVMGYVCQICHKFYDSNSELRLSHCKSLAHFENLQKYKAKNPSPPPTRPVSRKCAINARNALTALFTSSHQPSPQDTVKMPSKVKPGSPGLPPPLRRSTRLKT; translated from the exons ATGTTCAACCCGCAactccagcagcagcaacagttgcagcagcagcagcaacagttgcagcagcagctccagcagcagcagctccagcagcagcaacagcagataCTGCAGCTCCAACAGCTGCTGCAACAGTCCCCACCACAGGCCTCCTTGTCCATTCCTGTCAGCCG GGGCCTCCCCCAGCAGTCATCCCCGCAACAGCTTCTGAGTCTCCAGGGCCTCCACTCGACCTCCCTGCTCAATGGCCCCATGCTGCAAAGAGCTTTGCTCCTACAGCAGTTGCAAG GACTGGACCAGTTTGCAATGCCACCAGCCACGTATGACGGTGCCAGCCTCACCATGCCTACGGCAACACTGG GTAACCTCCGTGCTTTCAATGTGACAGCCCCAAGCCTAGCAGCTCCCAGCCTTACACCACCCCAGATGGTCACCCCAAATCTGCAGCAGTTCTTTCCCCAGGCTACTCGACAGTCTCTGCTGGGGCCTCCTCCTGTTGGGGTCCCAATAAACCCTTCTCAGCTCAACCACTCAGGGAGGAACACCCAGAAACAGGCCAGAACCCCCTCTTCCACCACCCCCAATCGCAAG ACGGTGCCTCTGGAAGACAGGGAAGACCCCACAGAGGGGTCTGAGGAAGCCACGGAGCTCCAGATGGACACATGTGAAG ACCAAGATTCACTAGTCGGTCCAGATAGCATGCTGAGTGAGCCCCAAGTGCCTGAGCCTGAGCCCTTTGAGACATTGGAACCACCAGCCAAGAGGTGCAGGAG CTCAGAGGAGTCCACCGAGAAAGGCCCTACAGGGCAGCCACAAGCAAGGGTCCAGCCTCAGACCCAGATGACAGCACCAAAGCAGACACAGACCCCGGATCGGCTGCCTGAGCCACCAGAAGTCCAAATGCTGCCGCGTATCCAGCCACAGGCACTGCAGATCCAGACCCAGCCAAAGCTGCTGaggcaggcacagacacagacctcTCCAGAGCACTTAGCGCCCCAGCAGGATCAGGTAGAGCCACAG GTACCCACCCAAGCACAGTCACAGGAGCAGACATCAGAGAAGACCCAGGACCAGCCTCAGACCTGGCCACAGGGGTCAGTACCCCCACCAGAACAAGCGTCAGGTCCAGCCTGTGCCACGGAACCACAGCTATCCTCTCACGCTGCAGAAGCTGGGAGTG ACCCAGACAAGGCCTTGCCAGAACCAGTAAGTGCCCAGAGCAGTGAAGACAGGAGCCGGGAGGCGTCCGCTGGTGGCCTGGATTTGGGAGAATGTGAAAAGAGAGCGGGAGAGATGCTGGGG ATGTGGGGGGCTGGGAGCTCCCTGAAGGTCACCATCCTGCAGAGTAGCAACAGCCGGGCCTTTAACACCACACCCCTCACATCTGGACCTCGCCCTGGGGACTCTACCTCTGCCACCCCTGCCATTGCCAGCACACCCTCCAAGCAAAGCCTCCAGTTCTTCTGCTACATCTGcaaggccagcagcagcagccagcag GAGTTCCAGGATCACATGTCAGAGGCTCAGCACCAACAGCGGCTTGGGGAAATACAACACTCGAGCCAGACCTGCCTGCTGTCCCTGCTGCCCATGCCTCGGGACATCCTGGAGAAAGAAGCGGA AGATCCTCCGCCCAAACGCTGGTGCAACACCTGCCAGGTGTACTACGTGGGAGACTTGATCCAGCACCGTAGGACACAGGAGCACAAG GTTGCCAAACAATCCCTGAGGCCCTTCTGCACCATATGCAACCGTTACTTCAAGACCCCTCGAAAGTTTGTGGAGCACGTGAAGTCCCAGGGACACAAGGACAAGGCCCAAGAG CTGAAGACACTTGAAAAGGAGACAGGCAGCCCAGATGAGGACCACTTCATCACTGTGGACGCCGTCGGTTGCTTTGAGAGTGGTCAAGAAGAGGACGAGGATGACgacgaggaagaagaagaagaaggagagattgAGGCTGAGGAGGAATTCTGCAAGCAG GTGAAGCCGAGAGAAACATCCTCAGAGCAAGGGAAGGGCTCTGAGACGTACAACCCCAACACAGCCTATG GTGAGGATTTCCTGGTGCCAGTGATGGGCTATGTCTGTCAAATCTGTCACAAGTTCTACGACAGCAACTCAGAATTGCGGCTTTCTCACTGCAAGTCCCTGGCCCACTTTGAGAACCTGCAG AAATACAAAGCCAAGAACCCAAGCCCTCCTCCTACCCGGCCTGTGAGCCGCAAGTGTGCCATCAACGCCCGCAACGCCCTGACTGCACTGTTCACCTCTAGCCACCAGCCCAGCCcccaggacacagtgaaaatgCCCAGCAAGGTGAAGCCTGGATCCCCCggactccctcctccccttcggCGCTCAACACGCCTCAAAACCTGA
- the Ciz1 gene encoding cip1-interacting zinc finger protein isoform X14, whose product MFNPQLQQQQQLQQQQQQLQQQLQQQQLQQQQQQILQLQQLLQQSPPQASLSIPVSRGLPQQSSPQQLLSLQGLHSTSLLNGPMLQRALLLQQLQGNLRAFNVTAPSLAAPSLTPPQMVTPNLQQFFPQATRQSLLGPPPVGVPINPSQLNHSGRNTQKQARTPSSTTPNRKDSSSQTVPLEDREDPTEGSEEATELQMDTCEDQDSLVGPDSMLSEPQVPEPEPFETLEPPAKRCRSSEESTEKGPTGQPQARVQPQTQMTAPKQTQTPDRLPEPPEVQMLPRIQPQALQIQTQPKLLRQAQTQTSPEHLAPQQDQVPTQAQSQEQTSEKTQDQPQTWPQGSVPPPEQASGPACATEPQLSSHAAEAGSDPDKALPEPVSAQSSEDRSREASAGGLDLGECEKRAGEMLGMWGAGSSLKVTILQSSNSRAFNTTPLTSGPRPGDSTSATPAIASTPSKQSLQFFCYICKASSSSQQEFQDHMSEAQHQQRLGEIQHSSQTCLLSLLPMPRDILEKEAEDPPPKRWCNTCQVYYVGDLIQHRRTQEHKVAKQSLRPFCTICNRYFKTPRKFVEHVKSQGHKDKAQELKTLEKETGSPDEDHFITVDAVGCFESGQEEDEDDDEEEEEEGEIEAEEEFCKQVKPRETSSEQGKGSETYNPNTAYGEDFLVPVMGYVCQICHKFYDSNSELRLSHCKSLAHFENLQKYKAKNPSPPPTRPVSRKCAINARNALTALFTSSHQPSPQDTVKMPSKVKPGSPGLPPPLRRSTRLKT is encoded by the exons ATGTTCAACCCGCAactccagcagcagcaacagttgcagcagcagcagcaacagttgcagcagcagctccagcagcagcagctccagcagcagcaacagcagataCTGCAGCTCCAACAGCTGCTGCAACAGTCCCCACCACAGGCCTCCTTGTCCATTCCTGTCAGCCG GGGCCTCCCCCAGCAGTCATCCCCGCAACAGCTTCTGAGTCTCCAGGGCCTCCACTCGACCTCCCTGCTCAATGGCCCCATGCTGCAAAGAGCTTTGCTCCTACAGCAGTTGCAAG GTAACCTCCGTGCTTTCAATGTGACAGCCCCAAGCCTAGCAGCTCCCAGCCTTACACCACCCCAGATGGTCACCCCAAATCTGCAGCAGTTCTTTCCCCAGGCTACTCGACAGTCTCTGCTGGGGCCTCCTCCTGTTGGGGTCCCAATAAACCCTTCTCAGCTCAACCACTCAGGGAGGAACACCCAGAAACAGGCCAGAACCCCCTCTTCCACCACCCCCAATCGCAAG GATTCTTCTTCTCAGACGGTGCCTCTGGAAGACAGGGAAGACCCCACAGAGGGGTCTGAGGAAGCCACGGAGCTCCAGATGGACACATGTGAAG ACCAAGATTCACTAGTCGGTCCAGATAGCATGCTGAGTGAGCCCCAAGTGCCTGAGCCTGAGCCCTTTGAGACATTGGAACCACCAGCCAAGAGGTGCAGGAG CTCAGAGGAGTCCACCGAGAAAGGCCCTACAGGGCAGCCACAAGCAAGGGTCCAGCCTCAGACCCAGATGACAGCACCAAAGCAGACACAGACCCCGGATCGGCTGCCTGAGCCACCAGAAGTCCAAATGCTGCCGCGTATCCAGCCACAGGCACTGCAGATCCAGACCCAGCCAAAGCTGCTGaggcaggcacagacacagacctcTCCAGAGCACTTAGCGCCCCAGCAGGATCAG GTACCCACCCAAGCACAGTCACAGGAGCAGACATCAGAGAAGACCCAGGACCAGCCTCAGACCTGGCCACAGGGGTCAGTACCCCCACCAGAACAAGCGTCAGGTCCAGCCTGTGCCACGGAACCACAGCTATCCTCTCACGCTGCAGAAGCTGGGAGTG ACCCAGACAAGGCCTTGCCAGAACCAGTAAGTGCCCAGAGCAGTGAAGACAGGAGCCGGGAGGCGTCCGCTGGTGGCCTGGATTTGGGAGAATGTGAAAAGAGAGCGGGAGAGATGCTGGGG ATGTGGGGGGCTGGGAGCTCCCTGAAGGTCACCATCCTGCAGAGTAGCAACAGCCGGGCCTTTAACACCACACCCCTCACATCTGGACCTCGCCCTGGGGACTCTACCTCTGCCACCCCTGCCATTGCCAGCACACCCTCCAAGCAAAGCCTCCAGTTCTTCTGCTACATCTGcaaggccagcagcagcagccagcag GAGTTCCAGGATCACATGTCAGAGGCTCAGCACCAACAGCGGCTTGGGGAAATACAACACTCGAGCCAGACCTGCCTGCTGTCCCTGCTGCCCATGCCTCGGGACATCCTGGAGAAAGAAGCGGA AGATCCTCCGCCCAAACGCTGGTGCAACACCTGCCAGGTGTACTACGTGGGAGACTTGATCCAGCACCGTAGGACACAGGAGCACAAG GTTGCCAAACAATCCCTGAGGCCCTTCTGCACCATATGCAACCGTTACTTCAAGACCCCTCGAAAGTTTGTGGAGCACGTGAAGTCCCAGGGACACAAGGACAAGGCCCAAGAG CTGAAGACACTTGAAAAGGAGACAGGCAGCCCAGATGAGGACCACTTCATCACTGTGGACGCCGTCGGTTGCTTTGAGAGTGGTCAAGAAGAGGACGAGGATGACgacgaggaagaagaagaagaaggagagattgAGGCTGAGGAGGAATTCTGCAAGCAG GTGAAGCCGAGAGAAACATCCTCAGAGCAAGGGAAGGGCTCTGAGACGTACAACCCCAACACAGCCTATG GTGAGGATTTCCTGGTGCCAGTGATGGGCTATGTCTGTCAAATCTGTCACAAGTTCTACGACAGCAACTCAGAATTGCGGCTTTCTCACTGCAAGTCCCTGGCCCACTTTGAGAACCTGCAG AAATACAAAGCCAAGAACCCAAGCCCTCCTCCTACCCGGCCTGTGAGCCGCAAGTGTGCCATCAACGCCCGCAACGCCCTGACTGCACTGTTCACCTCTAGCCACCAGCCCAGCCcccaggacacagtgaaaatgCCCAGCAAGGTGAAGCCTGGATCCCCCggactccctcctccccttcggCGCTCAACACGCCTCAAAACCTGA
- the Ciz1 gene encoding cip1-interacting zinc finger protein isoform X2, protein MFNPQLQQQQQLQQQQQQLQQQLQQQQLQQQQQQILQLQQLLQQSPPQASLSIPVSRGLPQQSSPQQLLSLQGLHSTSLLNGPMLQRALLLQQLQGLDQFAMPPATYDGASLTMPTATLGNLRAFNVTAPSLAAPSLTPPQMVTPNLQQFFPQATRQSLLGPPPVGVPINPSQLNHSGRNTQKQARTPSSTTPNRKTVPLEDREDPTEGSEEATELQMDTCEDQDSLVGPDSMLSEPQVPEPEPFETLEPPAKRCRRVRIKGIDHHNWLFAYLWIFASSEESTEKGPTGQPQARVQPQTQMTAPKQTQTPDRLPEPPEVQMLPRIQPQALQIQTQPKLLRQAQTQTSPEHLAPQQDQVEPQVPSQPPWQLQPRETDPPNQAQAQTQPQPLWQAQSQKQAQTQAHPQVPTQAQSQEQTSEKTQDQPQTWPQGSVPPPEQASGPACATEPQLSSHAAEAGSDPDKALPEPVSAQSSEDRSREASAGGLDLGECEKRAGEMLGMWGAGSSLKVTILQSSNSRAFNTTPLTSGPRPGDSTSATPAIASTPSKQSLQFFCYICKASSSSQQEFQDHMSEAQHQQRLGEIQHSSQTCLLSLLPMPRDILEKEAEDPPPKRWCNTCQVYYVGDLIQHRRTQEHKVAKQSLRPFCTICNRYFKTPRKFVEHVKSQGHKDKAQELKTLEKETGSPDEDHFITVDAVGCFESGQEEDEDDDEEEEEEGEIEAEEEFCKQVKPRETSSEQGKGSETYNPNTAYGEDFLVPVMGYVCQICHKFYDSNSELRLSHCKSLAHFENLQKYKAKNPSPPPTRPVSRKCAINARNALTALFTSSHQPSPQDTVKMPSKVKPGSPGLPPPLRRSTRLKT, encoded by the exons ATGTTCAACCCGCAactccagcagcagcaacagttgcagcagcagcagcaacagttgcagcagcagctccagcagcagcagctccagcagcagcaacagcagataCTGCAGCTCCAACAGCTGCTGCAACAGTCCCCACCACAGGCCTCCTTGTCCATTCCTGTCAGCCG GGGCCTCCCCCAGCAGTCATCCCCGCAACAGCTTCTGAGTCTCCAGGGCCTCCACTCGACCTCCCTGCTCAATGGCCCCATGCTGCAAAGAGCTTTGCTCCTACAGCAGTTGCAAG GACTGGACCAGTTTGCAATGCCACCAGCCACGTATGACGGTGCCAGCCTCACCATGCCTACGGCAACACTGG GTAACCTCCGTGCTTTCAATGTGACAGCCCCAAGCCTAGCAGCTCCCAGCCTTACACCACCCCAGATGGTCACCCCAAATCTGCAGCAGTTCTTTCCCCAGGCTACTCGACAGTCTCTGCTGGGGCCTCCTCCTGTTGGGGTCCCAATAAACCCTTCTCAGCTCAACCACTCAGGGAGGAACACCCAGAAACAGGCCAGAACCCCCTCTTCCACCACCCCCAATCGCAAG ACGGTGCCTCTGGAAGACAGGGAAGACCCCACAGAGGGGTCTGAGGAAGCCACGGAGCTCCAGATGGACACATGTGAAG ACCAAGATTCACTAGTCGGTCCAGATAGCATGCTGAGTGAGCCCCAAGTGCCTGAGCCTGAGCCCTTTGAGACATTGGAACCACCAGCCAAGAGGTGCAGGAG GGTCAGGATCAAAGGCATAGACCACCACAACTGGCTTTTTGCTTATCTTTGGATCTTTGCTAGCTCAGAGGAGTCCACCGAGAAAGGCCCTACAGGGCAGCCACAAGCAAGGGTCCAGCCTCAGACCCAGATGACAGCACCAAAGCAGACACAGACCCCGGATCGGCTGCCTGAGCCACCAGAAGTCCAAATGCTGCCGCGTATCCAGCCACAGGCACTGCAGATCCAGACCCAGCCAAAGCTGCTGaggcaggcacagacacagacctcTCCAGAGCACTTAGCGCCCCAGCAGGATCAGGTAGAGCCACAGGTACCATCACAGCCCCCATGGCAGTTGCAGCCACGGGAGACAGACCCACCGAACCAAGCTCAGGCACAGACCCAGCCTCAGCCCCTCTGGCAGGCGCAGTCACAGAAGCAGGCCCAGACACAGGCACATCCACAGGTACCCACCCAAGCACAGTCACAGGAGCAGACATCAGAGAAGACCCAGGACCAGCCTCAGACCTGGCCACAGGGGTCAGTACCCCCACCAGAACAAGCGTCAGGTCCAGCCTGTGCCACGGAACCACAGCTATCCTCTCACGCTGCAGAAGCTGGGAGTG ACCCAGACAAGGCCTTGCCAGAACCAGTAAGTGCCCAGAGCAGTGAAGACAGGAGCCGGGAGGCGTCCGCTGGTGGCCTGGATTTGGGAGAATGTGAAAAGAGAGCGGGAGAGATGCTGGGG ATGTGGGGGGCTGGGAGCTCCCTGAAGGTCACCATCCTGCAGAGTAGCAACAGCCGGGCCTTTAACACCACACCCCTCACATCTGGACCTCGCCCTGGGGACTCTACCTCTGCCACCCCTGCCATTGCCAGCACACCCTCCAAGCAAAGCCTCCAGTTCTTCTGCTACATCTGcaaggccagcagcagcagccagcag GAGTTCCAGGATCACATGTCAGAGGCTCAGCACCAACAGCGGCTTGGGGAAATACAACACTCGAGCCAGACCTGCCTGCTGTCCCTGCTGCCCATGCCTCGGGACATCCTGGAGAAAGAAGCGGA AGATCCTCCGCCCAAACGCTGGTGCAACACCTGCCAGGTGTACTACGTGGGAGACTTGATCCAGCACCGTAGGACACAGGAGCACAAG GTTGCCAAACAATCCCTGAGGCCCTTCTGCACCATATGCAACCGTTACTTCAAGACCCCTCGAAAGTTTGTGGAGCACGTGAAGTCCCAGGGACACAAGGACAAGGCCCAAGAG CTGAAGACACTTGAAAAGGAGACAGGCAGCCCAGATGAGGACCACTTCATCACTGTGGACGCCGTCGGTTGCTTTGAGAGTGGTCAAGAAGAGGACGAGGATGACgacgaggaagaagaagaagaaggagagattgAGGCTGAGGAGGAATTCTGCAAGCAG GTGAAGCCGAGAGAAACATCCTCAGAGCAAGGGAAGGGCTCTGAGACGTACAACCCCAACACAGCCTATG GTGAGGATTTCCTGGTGCCAGTGATGGGCTATGTCTGTCAAATCTGTCACAAGTTCTACGACAGCAACTCAGAATTGCGGCTTTCTCACTGCAAGTCCCTGGCCCACTTTGAGAACCTGCAG AAATACAAAGCCAAGAACCCAAGCCCTCCTCCTACCCGGCCTGTGAGCCGCAAGTGTGCCATCAACGCCCGCAACGCCCTGACTGCACTGTTCACCTCTAGCCACCAGCCCAGCCcccaggacacagtgaaaatgCCCAGCAAGGTGAAGCCTGGATCCCCCggactccctcctccccttcggCGCTCAACACGCCTCAAAACCTGA
- the Ciz1 gene encoding cip1-interacting zinc finger protein isoform X1, producing the protein MFNPQLQQQQQLQQQQQQLQQQLQQQQLQQQQQQILQLQQLLQQSPPQASLSIPVSRGLPQQSSPQQLLSLQGLHSTSLLNGPMLQRALLLQQLQGLDQFAMPPATYDGASLTMPTATLGNLRAFNVTAPSLAAPSLTPPQMVTPNLQQFFPQATRQSLLGPPPVGVPINPSQLNHSGRNTQKQARTPSSTTPNRKDSSSQTVPLEDREDPTEGSEEATELQMDTCEDQDSLVGPDSMLSEPQVPEPEPFETLEPPAKRCRRVRIKGIDHHNWLFAYLWIFASSEESTEKGPTGQPQARVQPQTQMTAPKQTQTPDRLPEPPEVQMLPRIQPQALQIQTQPKLLRQAQTQTSPEHLAPQQDQVEPQVPSQPPWQLQPRETDPPNQAQAQTQPQPLWQAQSQKQAQTQAHPQVPTQAQSQEQTSEKTQDQPQTWPQGSVPPPEQASGPACATEPQLSSHAAEAGSDPDKALPEPVSAQSSEDRSREASAGGLDLGECEKRAGEMLGMWGAGSSLKVTILQSSNSRAFNTTPLTSGPRPGDSTSATPAIASTPSKQSLQFFCYICKASSSSQQEFQDHMSEAQHQQRLGEIQHSSQTCLLSLLPMPRDILEKEAEDPPPKRWCNTCQVYYVGDLIQHRRTQEHKVAKQSLRPFCTICNRYFKTPRKFVEHVKSQGHKDKAQELKTLEKETGSPDEDHFITVDAVGCFESGQEEDEDDDEEEEEEGEIEAEEEFCKQVKPRETSSEQGKGSETYNPNTAYGEDFLVPVMGYVCQICHKFYDSNSELRLSHCKSLAHFENLQKYKAKNPSPPPTRPVSRKCAINARNALTALFTSSHQPSPQDTVKMPSKVKPGSPGLPPPLRRSTRLKT; encoded by the exons ATGTTCAACCCGCAactccagcagcagcaacagttgcagcagcagcagcaacagttgcagcagcagctccagcagcagcagctccagcagcagcaacagcagataCTGCAGCTCCAACAGCTGCTGCAACAGTCCCCACCACAGGCCTCCTTGTCCATTCCTGTCAGCCG GGGCCTCCCCCAGCAGTCATCCCCGCAACAGCTTCTGAGTCTCCAGGGCCTCCACTCGACCTCCCTGCTCAATGGCCCCATGCTGCAAAGAGCTTTGCTCCTACAGCAGTTGCAAG GACTGGACCAGTTTGCAATGCCACCAGCCACGTATGACGGTGCCAGCCTCACCATGCCTACGGCAACACTGG GTAACCTCCGTGCTTTCAATGTGACAGCCCCAAGCCTAGCAGCTCCCAGCCTTACACCACCCCAGATGGTCACCCCAAATCTGCAGCAGTTCTTTCCCCAGGCTACTCGACAGTCTCTGCTGGGGCCTCCTCCTGTTGGGGTCCCAATAAACCCTTCTCAGCTCAACCACTCAGGGAGGAACACCCAGAAACAGGCCAGAACCCCCTCTTCCACCACCCCCAATCGCAAG GATTCTTCTTCTCAGACGGTGCCTCTGGAAGACAGGGAAGACCCCACAGAGGGGTCTGAGGAAGCCACGGAGCTCCAGATGGACACATGTGAAG ACCAAGATTCACTAGTCGGTCCAGATAGCATGCTGAGTGAGCCCCAAGTGCCTGAGCCTGAGCCCTTTGAGACATTGGAACCACCAGCCAAGAGGTGCAGGAG GGTCAGGATCAAAGGCATAGACCACCACAACTGGCTTTTTGCTTATCTTTGGATCTTTGCTAGCTCAGAGGAGTCCACCGAGAAAGGCCCTACAGGGCAGCCACAAGCAAGGGTCCAGCCTCAGACCCAGATGACAGCACCAAAGCAGACACAGACCCCGGATCGGCTGCCTGAGCCACCAGAAGTCCAAATGCTGCCGCGTATCCAGCCACAGGCACTGCAGATCCAGACCCAGCCAAAGCTGCTGaggcaggcacagacacagacctcTCCAGAGCACTTAGCGCCCCAGCAGGATCAGGTAGAGCCACAGGTACCATCACAGCCCCCATGGCAGTTGCAGCCACGGGAGACAGACCCACCGAACCAAGCTCAGGCACAGACCCAGCCTCAGCCCCTCTGGCAGGCGCAGTCACAGAAGCAGGCCCAGACACAGGCACATCCACAGGTACCCACCCAAGCACAGTCACAGGAGCAGACATCAGAGAAGACCCAGGACCAGCCTCAGACCTGGCCACAGGGGTCAGTACCCCCACCAGAACAAGCGTCAGGTCCAGCCTGTGCCACGGAACCACAGCTATCCTCTCACGCTGCAGAAGCTGGGAGTG ACCCAGACAAGGCCTTGCCAGAACCAGTAAGTGCCCAGAGCAGTGAAGACAGGAGCCGGGAGGCGTCCGCTGGTGGCCTGGATTTGGGAGAATGTGAAAAGAGAGCGGGAGAGATGCTGGGG ATGTGGGGGGCTGGGAGCTCCCTGAAGGTCACCATCCTGCAGAGTAGCAACAGCCGGGCCTTTAACACCACACCCCTCACATCTGGACCTCGCCCTGGGGACTCTACCTCTGCCACCCCTGCCATTGCCAGCACACCCTCCAAGCAAAGCCTCCAGTTCTTCTGCTACATCTGcaaggccagcagcagcagccagcag GAGTTCCAGGATCACATGTCAGAGGCTCAGCACCAACAGCGGCTTGGGGAAATACAACACTCGAGCCAGACCTGCCTGCTGTCCCTGCTGCCCATGCCTCGGGACATCCTGGAGAAAGAAGCGGA AGATCCTCCGCCCAAACGCTGGTGCAACACCTGCCAGGTGTACTACGTGGGAGACTTGATCCAGCACCGTAGGACACAGGAGCACAAG GTTGCCAAACAATCCCTGAGGCCCTTCTGCACCATATGCAACCGTTACTTCAAGACCCCTCGAAAGTTTGTGGAGCACGTGAAGTCCCAGGGACACAAGGACAAGGCCCAAGAG CTGAAGACACTTGAAAAGGAGACAGGCAGCCCAGATGAGGACCACTTCATCACTGTGGACGCCGTCGGTTGCTTTGAGAGTGGTCAAGAAGAGGACGAGGATGACgacgaggaagaagaagaagaaggagagattgAGGCTGAGGAGGAATTCTGCAAGCAG GTGAAGCCGAGAGAAACATCCTCAGAGCAAGGGAAGGGCTCTGAGACGTACAACCCCAACACAGCCTATG GTGAGGATTTCCTGGTGCCAGTGATGGGCTATGTCTGTCAAATCTGTCACAAGTTCTACGACAGCAACTCAGAATTGCGGCTTTCTCACTGCAAGTCCCTGGCCCACTTTGAGAACCTGCAG AAATACAAAGCCAAGAACCCAAGCCCTCCTCCTACCCGGCCTGTGAGCCGCAAGTGTGCCATCAACGCCCGCAACGCCCTGACTGCACTGTTCACCTCTAGCCACCAGCCCAGCCcccaggacacagtgaaaatgCCCAGCAAGGTGAAGCCTGGATCCCCCggactccctcctccccttcggCGCTCAACACGCCTCAAAACCTGA